The Candidatus Nitrosocosmicus franklandus genome contains a region encoding:
- a CDS encoding TMEM175 family protein: protein MSSKAFAPKIKLEHMVTFSDAVFAFALTLMALTVDIPDLESNLTEQQLVQELVDMIPQLETYILSFFIIALFWISYHQVFNHIKESHITIVHLNLIFLLLITILSISTSLVISFNEYQIAYLIYYTVVIITSGLMLLIWWYASRIKAIDENTHPLYKKGMLVQLSIIPIVFFLALLTSFISLTAAQYCWLVIIPIYILIRHKFKH from the coding sequence GTGTCGTCCAAGGCTTTCGCTCCTAAAATTAAATTAGAACACATGGTCACTTTTAGTGATGCAGTATTTGCTTTTGCACTAACCTTGATGGCCTTGACGGTTGACATTCCCGATCTTGAATCAAATCTCACTGAACAACAACTTGTTCAAGAACTCGTCGACATGATACCTCAGTTAGAAACATATATTTTAAGTTTCTTTATTATAGCTCTTTTCTGGATTTCTTATCATCAAGTATTCAATCACATAAAAGAATCACATATTACAATTGTGCATCTAAATCTAATTTTTTTACTGCTAATTACTATTTTGTCAATATCAACGTCCTTGGTTATCTCATTTAACGAATATCAGATCGCCTACTTAATTTACTATACAGTAGTCATAATTACAAGTGGACTGATGTTACTAATATGGTGGTATGCAAGTCGGATAAAAGCAATTGATGAAAATACACATCCATTATACAAAAAAGGAATGTTAGTTCAACTGAGCATTATACCAATTGTATTTTTTTTAGCCTTATTAACTTCATTTATTAGTCTAACTGCAGCACAATATTGTTGGTTAGTCATCATACCAATCTATATATTGATCCGGCATAAATTCAAACACTAG
- a CDS encoding dodecin family protein — translation MTHVAKIIEIVGASPTSWEDAAQVALAEAKKTIHGITGIELKDMTAKVDSNTGKITQYHSTVKIAFGVEHS, via the coding sequence ATGACACATGTGGCTAAGATTATTGAAATTGTAGGGGCTTCTCCAACAAGTTGGGAAGATGCAGCGCAGGTGGCACTAGCTGAGGCCAAGAAAACAATTCATGGTATAACGGGTATTGAGCTAAAAGACATGACTGCAAAAGTAGATTCTAATACCGGGAAAATAACCCAATACCACTCGACTGTAAAAATAGCATTTGGGGTAGAACATTCCTAA
- a CDS encoding CHRD domain-containing protein — protein MRTKNITDLFLAMGLVLGGVFVLSSITDVATVFANHEFSANLTGQEEVPPVDTQATAEAIFVPIAPANETIDYFLNSTNLSGVTQGHIHSGEKGVNGPIVVTLFSYNTTQDAVSENGTITADNLEGPLQGKTVADLISAMKNSSTYVNFHTEQNPEGEIRGQLNTTS, from the coding sequence ATGAGAACTAAAAATATTACAGACTTATTTTTAGCCATGGGATTAGTATTAGGAGGCGTATTTGTTTTATCTTCAATTACAGATGTCGCAACCGTGTTCGCAAATCACGAATTTTCTGCAAATCTAACAGGCCAAGAGGAAGTTCCACCTGTTGATACTCAGGCAACCGCAGAGGCTATATTCGTACCTATCGCACCTGCTAACGAAACTATTGACTACTTCTTGAATTCTACTAACCTCTCGGGAGTAACACAAGGACATATACACAGTGGTGAAAAAGGAGTAAACGGTCCTATTGTGGTAACATTGTTTAGCTATAATACTACACAGGATGCAGTTTCTGAAAATGGCACAATTACCGCAGATAATTTGGAGGGACCATTGCAAGGTAAAACAGTCGCTGATTTGATATCTGCAATGAAAAATAGCAGTACTTATGTAAACTTCCATACCGAACAAAATCCTGAAGGAGAAATCAGAGGTCAATTAAACACCACGAGTTAA
- a CDS encoding MBL fold metallo-hydrolase, with translation MLSNVGNSRKNNDNNLIIKPYELKKKMDDGDDFMILDVRTKQEHDMWSISYDKYRDSMLIPIDTLMSMESLKKLPKDKEIITYCAHGQRSSFAAMALSSMGYKVRTVEGGISEWSNIYDVTELEIEKTIPLRIWQIRRISKGCMSYVIASTEEKNAVVLDPTCSIDSVIDDLITNHQLKILNIIDTHMHADHLSGATKIALKYKAQLNISSVEKYVLEDLPAENHLVINRLNEGDKIRIGNGFYLEAIHSPGHTEGSMSFTLDLYNTTEGDNHKLDTTNNFRNHSLLIFTGDTIFVNGVGRPDLHNKAQEFTSNLYQTYSNKLFSLPDDTIVLPSHYSETFEHDKPIFNTLRSIKLKLGNITQSENSFSKYVLANIPLQPMNYDKIVKINKNLISCENVLFRDLEAGPNSCGIRT, from the coding sequence ATGCTTTCAAATGTTGGAAACTCCAGAAAAAACAATGACAATAATCTTATAATCAAACCATATGAATTGAAGAAAAAAATGGATGATGGGGATGATTTTATGATTTTAGATGTAAGAACCAAGCAAGAACATGATATGTGGTCCATCTCGTACGACAAATATCGAGATTCTATGCTGATTCCGATTGATACGTTAATGTCTATGGAATCGCTAAAGAAACTACCAAAGGACAAAGAAATTATTACTTACTGTGCACATGGACAGCGTTCATCCTTTGCAGCAATGGCGTTATCTTCAATGGGATATAAGGTCCGTACTGTCGAGGGGGGTATATCCGAATGGAGCAATATATATGATGTAACTGAACTCGAAATTGAAAAGACAATTCCTCTACGAATTTGGCAAATCAGACGCATTTCAAAAGGGTGTATGAGTTATGTCATCGCATCTACAGAGGAAAAAAATGCCGTGGTATTAGATCCTACATGTAGTATTGATAGTGTCATCGATGATCTAATAACTAACCACCAGCTTAAAATTTTAAATATAATTGATACTCATATGCATGCGGATCATTTATCTGGTGCCACGAAAATTGCTTTAAAATACAAGGCTCAGCTTAACATTAGTTCCGTAGAAAAATATGTTCTAGAGGATTTACCCGCAGAAAATCATTTAGTAATTAACCGTCTTAACGAGGGAGATAAAATAAGAATTGGAAATGGATTCTATTTAGAGGCTATTCATTCCCCGGGTCATACTGAAGGAAGTATGAGCTTTACTTTGGATCTCTACAATACCACAGAAGGGGATAACCATAAACTAGATACAACAAACAATTTTCGTAATCATTCTTTATTGATTTTCACAGGTGACACTATATTTGTCAATGGAGTTGGAAGGCCAGACTTGCACAACAAGGCACAAGAATTTACCTCCAATCTCTATCAGACATATAGTAATAAACTTTTCAGTCTGCCAGATGATACTATAGTTTTGCCATCACATTATAGCGAAACCTTTGAACATGATAAACCTATATTTAACACTTTACGATCAATAAAATTGAAATTGGGAAATATTACGCAGTCAGAGAACAGTTTTTCAAAATACGTCTTGGCAAATATTCCTCTGCAACCGATGAATTACGATAAAATCGTAAAAATAAATAAAAATCTCATATCCTGTGAGAATGTATTATTCAGAGATTTAGAAGCCGGACCTAATTCATGTGGAATAAGAACCTGA
- a CDS encoding secondary thiamine-phosphate synthase enzyme YjbQ, with translation MPIVTSEYSTKTRGENDIINLTDIVAATINDCTLQNGIVTVFVVGSTAAITTIEYEPGLKKDLSKTLDKIVPKGIIYEHDKAWHDGNGHSHIRSSLIGPGLTIPFINGRLCLGIWQQTILIELDTRSRERKIIIQIIGE, from the coding sequence ATGCCGATAGTAACTAGCGAATATTCAACTAAAACCCGCGGAGAAAACGATATTATCAATTTAACAGACATAGTCGCTGCAACAATTAATGATTGTACATTACAAAATGGAATTGTCACTGTTTTTGTCGTTGGCTCTACTGCAGCAATCACAACAATAGAGTATGAACCAGGCTTGAAGAAGGACCTTTCAAAAACTCTAGATAAAATTGTTCCCAAAGGGATTATTTATGAGCATGACAAAGCATGGCATGATGGGAATGGTCATTCACATATTCGTTCATCTTTAATTGGTCCGGGTTTAACAATTCCATTTATCAATGGTCGACTATGTCTGGGAATATGGCAACAGACAATATTAATTGAATTGGACACAAGATCAAGAGAAAGAAAAATTATTATACAAATTATCGGAGAATAG
- a CDS encoding SIMPL domain-containing protein produces MLSKFKNLNNGNCSVVIILLVGVSFGFVTLTLFSMESGKVFAQANVSNMPNSTHFEPPNNNTNNNTLYVSGTATGKVSTDLVTISVGVQSTNMTATDALISNSKIVNETISNLIANGVKENEISTSQYTIQPNYNYSESGNIINTVGFTVSNILTIQSPNLKNISLWIDSAVSAGANTINGVDFKVSDQLLENVRNTLIEQAIVNAKQKAEITARAIGASIMGIKSISINTDGFSPIPFDEQFMQKAFTFEGSSTPIIPGEQEVTINVQIAYKFR; encoded by the coding sequence ATGCTGAGTAAATTCAAAAATTTGAATAATGGGAATTGTAGCGTTGTGATTATTTTGCTAGTTGGGGTGAGTTTTGGATTTGTAACTCTTACACTCTTTAGCATGGAGTCTGGTAAGGTTTTTGCCCAAGCCAACGTTTCTAACATGCCCAATAGCACTCATTTTGAACCTCCCAATAACAATACTAATAATAATACATTATATGTCTCAGGGACTGCTACGGGCAAAGTTAGTACTGATTTGGTAACAATATCTGTAGGTGTTCAATCTACCAATATGACAGCAACCGATGCCTTAATTTCCAACTCCAAAATAGTAAATGAAACTATCTCCAATTTAATTGCCAACGGAGTTAAGGAAAATGAGATTAGCACTTCTCAATACACTATTCAACCTAACTATAATTATTCGGAATCCGGGAATATCATAAATACGGTTGGTTTTACCGTTTCTAATATATTAACTATCCAGAGTCCTAACCTCAAAAATATTTCACTTTGGATCGATTCTGCGGTGTCTGCGGGAGCTAACACTATAAATGGAGTAGATTTCAAAGTTTCGGATCAATTACTAGAAAATGTTAGAAATACACTAATTGAACAAGCGATTGTAAATGCAAAGCAAAAAGCAGAGATTACCGCACGGGCGATTGGTGCCTCCATTATGGGTATTAAATCTATATCGATTAATACAGATGGATTCTCCCCTATACCTTTTGATGAACAATTTATGCAAAAAGCTTTTACCTTTGAGGGGTCATCAACACCCATCATCCCCGGAGAACAGGAAGTTACAATCAACGTCCAGATAGCTTATAAGTTTAGGTAA
- a CDS encoding MarR family transcriptional regulator, which produces MNSYTRMPPNGSQEQSPNHFMVLDAISRGVKKIGDIAKMTRLSKDEVELIVNDLKAQKLVFINEKKGFFGGKKIEVYATDVGFKVLESKKQELSNKSKYMQQLYETGNKAQLQSYMEDNRAWMPMMLFSGLINMVMFTSMMSFMGMSMTPAETTQAEAQGSESGTTGAEDTGAASDDGGGDFSDADFGGMDMGGFDSF; this is translated from the coding sequence TTGAATTCATATACACGTATGCCTCCAAACGGTTCTCAAGAGCAAAGTCCAAATCATTTCATGGTTTTGGATGCAATATCAAGAGGGGTCAAGAAAATAGGAGATATAGCAAAAATGACTCGGTTATCAAAGGACGAAGTAGAATTGATTGTAAATGATTTAAAAGCTCAGAAATTAGTTTTTATTAATGAGAAAAAAGGATTCTTTGGAGGTAAGAAAATAGAAGTTTATGCTACAGATGTAGGATTCAAGGTTTTAGAATCAAAAAAACAAGAATTATCTAACAAATCAAAATATATGCAGCAGTTATACGAGACAGGTAATAAGGCCCAACTGCAAAGCTATATGGAAGATAATAGAGCCTGGATGCCCATGATGTTATTTTCTGGATTAATAAATATGGTAATGTTTACATCTATGATGTCATTTATGGGAATGTCAATGACTCCAGCGGAAACGACTCAGGCTGAAGCTCAAGGAAGCGAGTCTGGTACTACAGGTGCTGAAGATACTGGCGCCGCATCAGACGACGGTGGTGGAGACTTTAGTGACGCAGACTTTGGAGGAATGGATATGGGAGGATTTGATTCGTTTTAA
- a CDS encoding DNA polymerase domain-containing protein, producing MRPTVNGWLFDIHHIKDQMVLWIKQKGGIKRLEYPWSPSIYVASNLKKDLLALLDDNKILSMIKSYNFETKYEYPPSISNNHKNKKEVLKLTLADSFNILNLAKRIEKLSIRFGHYRLYNVDISPEQAFLYEKELYPMGIYNIERNTEENLEGFKEYQISNDKNDNIDSFEYAIPELKFLSFELISEKRSILNNIRDEILKIKVLVFNNDVPIKDAFYVFKENELETILEFAYEINRIDPDIILTTGGDQFLFPHLLYRAKVNKVQNQLLANLSREANIEYILKKNKLFLNTDTEGGSNSSSSFFSYGRVYFRPRPFFLYGRTHIDINNSFIYKDNGLDGLTELSRICRIPMQIASRSTIGKCLSSLYFYNAQKNDILIPWKPTTSEVFKSFSDLLKSDKGGSIFESKPGAYDNVAEFDFVSLYPNIMLKKNISSDTINCSCCNPESESESESKDRVPELKHLYHICKKRTGIVPLSLKTVLDRRLEYKYRKNNCNNQSDSHMKLRDRYDNRQTALKWILVTSFGYLGFSNSKFGRIDAHIAVCAFARDLLSITSKIAERHGFEIIHGIVDSIWVKERELQLKTSSIKDVKKMAYSKKRLKDLKSEIEELTDFSISFEGVYKWIVFDYSKSSPTLPALNRYFGVFDDGTIKMRGIEARRHDTPVFFINFQQELVNTMAGCENINEIIKKIPHLETIYKKYKSLLISRKVNYTDLIFTKRISKNSNDCEDRKTIENCVLKKLAEGGTHLHAGEQIKYIITDFYSKNYLNRATPIELINKNNPNYDKKRYLEILKKTYDSVTRVFYQR from the coding sequence ATGAGACCTACTGTAAATGGTTGGCTGTTTGATATACATCATATAAAAGATCAAATGGTATTATGGATTAAGCAGAAAGGAGGCATAAAAAGATTAGAATATCCATGGTCACCTTCAATATACGTTGCATCGAATCTAAAAAAAGACCTATTAGCATTACTAGATGACAACAAAATCCTGTCAATGATCAAAAGTTATAATTTTGAAACTAAATACGAGTATCCTCCTTCAATTAGTAACAACCATAAAAATAAGAAAGAAGTTTTAAAGTTAACTTTGGCTGATTCATTTAATATATTAAATTTAGCAAAAAGAATTGAAAAACTTTCTATCCGATTTGGACACTATCGTTTATACAATGTGGATATATCACCTGAACAGGCATTTTTATATGAAAAGGAACTATATCCTATGGGGATATACAACATAGAACGTAATACGGAGGAGAATTTAGAAGGATTTAAAGAATATCAAATAAGTAATGACAAAAATGACAATATCGATTCATTCGAATATGCTATACCAGAGCTAAAGTTTCTGTCATTTGAACTGATTTCAGAAAAAAGATCAATATTGAATAACATCAGAGATGAAATTTTAAAGATAAAAGTTCTGGTTTTTAATAATGATGTCCCAATTAAGGACGCATTTTATGTATTTAAAGAAAACGAATTGGAAACGATATTAGAATTTGCTTACGAGATTAATAGAATCGATCCGGACATAATTCTTACTACGGGAGGCGATCAATTTCTATTCCCACATCTATTATATAGAGCCAAGGTAAATAAAGTTCAAAATCAATTACTAGCAAATCTAAGCAGAGAAGCCAATATCGAATATATTTTAAAAAAGAACAAATTATTTTTAAATACAGATACTGAAGGTGGATCCAATTCTTCATCATCATTTTTCTCCTATGGCAGAGTGTATTTTAGACCTCGGCCGTTTTTCTTATACGGTAGAACTCATATTGACATCAATAACTCATTTATTTACAAAGATAACGGTTTGGATGGATTGACCGAGTTAAGCAGAATATGTAGAATACCTATGCAAATAGCATCTAGATCCACAATAGGCAAATGTCTTAGTAGTTTATATTTTTATAATGCCCAAAAAAATGATATTTTAATTCCTTGGAAGCCCACCACGTCAGAAGTATTTAAATCGTTCTCTGATTTATTAAAGTCGGACAAAGGAGGATCCATCTTTGAATCAAAACCAGGAGCATACGACAATGTAGCAGAATTTGACTTTGTATCATTATATCCAAACATCATGTTAAAAAAGAATATATCTTCTGATACAATCAATTGTAGTTGCTGTAATCCGGAATCGGAATCGGAATCGGAATCAAAAGATCGGGTTCCAGAATTAAAGCATCTTTATCACATATGTAAAAAAAGAACAGGAATAGTTCCACTGTCATTAAAAACTGTGTTAGACAGACGTTTAGAATACAAATACAGAAAAAATAATTGCAACAATCAATCGGACAGTCATATGAAATTAAGAGATCGGTATGACAATAGACAAACAGCATTGAAATGGATTCTTGTTACCTCTTTTGGATACTTAGGATTTAGTAATTCAAAGTTTGGACGAATAGATGCGCATATAGCAGTATGTGCTTTTGCCAGAGATTTATTATCGATTACGTCAAAAATTGCAGAAAGACATGGATTTGAAATAATTCATGGTATTGTAGATTCAATTTGGGTTAAAGAAAGAGAACTTCAACTTAAAACTTCAAGTATAAAAGACGTAAAGAAAATGGCATATTCGAAGAAAAGGCTGAAAGATTTAAAATCAGAAATAGAAGAACTAACAGATTTTTCAATCTCATTTGAAGGAGTCTACAAATGGATTGTTTTTGATTATTCAAAATCTAGTCCCACATTACCGGCTCTAAATCGATATTTTGGAGTATTTGATGATGGAACCATAAAAATGCGAGGAATTGAGGCAAGAAGACATGACACCCCCGTGTTTTTTATAAATTTTCAACAAGAGTTAGTAAATACTATGGCAGGTTGTGAAAATATTAATGAGATAATAAAGAAAATACCACACTTAGAAACAATCTATAAAAAATATAAGAGTCTGTTAATCTCTAGAAAAGTTAACTATACCGATTTGATATTTACGAAAAGAATATCGAAGAACAGCAATGATTGTGAGGACAGAAAAACTATAGAAAATTGTGTACTAAAGAAATTAGCCGAAGGGGGAACGCATTTACATGCAGGAGAACAGATAAAATACATCATTACTGATTTTTATAGTAAGAATTATTTAAACAGAGCCACACCCATAGAATTAATTAATAAAAATAACCCTAATTATGACAAGAAAAGATATTTAGAGATACTAAAGAAGACTTACGATTCAGTAACTAGAGTATTTTATCAGAGATGA
- a CDS encoding GH116 family glycosyl hydrolase translates to MDGIVQNIDSKIIDEYCIEFLRQTNPQTDNDINPGGYYKAIWARDAAFILLDQFLTGDLRTAVKQIAMIWSHQIGTEASPAVLEFSKAKGKPLLYGRGSPELDFRSNIVEENTLIRFEGALPTTIYYEKGFCEIYGQNPDIDSTALMIHATSWILSKSMDIQKESNNTDKLSHNISVKTRDVNPTDRKGPFFENSFSDLSTYLIPRMLKAVKYLQSRDVDGDGLLEQKHNEDWMDTLLRTGKVVYSQACWILALKSLSNLLLKVGDQSNAMKIKEMAQRAILAVEQILWSEDDQCYVDLLDADLHLDEKMHNRFVTQDISLYLVALTEGSDETSFKEDGQIHGKKTQVHEKVIDSESVNRALRTLDSLKKRIWKNEIPLVTEREITKTGPWVLKANEYHNHTFWAWITGIEMISRYRYGKIEDFQSLFSKFISPNKINQNMLHEWVNPITFDGKGAYPFKTGISSIRLAAWDHICKQGLKSSAD, encoded by the coding sequence GTGGATGGAATAGTTCAGAATATAGATTCAAAGATAATCGATGAATACTGTATAGAGTTTCTACGACAAACTAATCCTCAAACTGACAATGATATTAACCCAGGTGGATACTACAAGGCAATTTGGGCAAGGGATGCAGCATTCATTTTATTAGATCAATTTTTAACCGGAGATTTGAGGACAGCAGTAAAGCAAATTGCCATGATTTGGTCACATCAAATAGGAACAGAGGCTTCTCCAGCGGTTCTCGAATTTAGTAAAGCAAAGGGTAAACCCCTACTGTACGGAAGAGGTTCCCCTGAGTTAGATTTTAGATCCAATATTGTCGAAGAGAACACATTGATTAGATTCGAAGGTGCTCTTCCTACCACAATATACTATGAAAAAGGATTTTGTGAGATATATGGACAAAACCCCGATATTGATTCTACGGCATTAATGATTCACGCCACCTCGTGGATACTAAGCAAATCAATGGACATACAGAAAGAAAGTAATAATACTGATAAGTTATCCCATAACATTTCAGTTAAAACCAGGGATGTCAACCCGACTGATAGAAAAGGCCCATTTTTTGAAAACTCATTTTCCGATCTGTCTACTTATTTAATCCCCCGCATGCTAAAGGCAGTTAAATATTTACAAAGTAGAGATGTGGATGGTGATGGACTGTTGGAACAAAAACACAATGAAGATTGGATGGATACATTACTTCGTACAGGAAAGGTCGTTTATAGTCAGGCGTGTTGGATTCTCGCTTTAAAGAGTCTTTCTAATCTACTGCTAAAGGTTGGAGATCAATCTAATGCCATGAAAATTAAAGAAATGGCCCAAAGAGCCATATTAGCAGTAGAACAAATCTTGTGGTCAGAAGATGATCAATGTTACGTAGATCTTTTGGATGCGGATTTACATTTAGACGAAAAAATGCATAACAGATTTGTAACGCAGGACATTTCATTGTATCTTGTGGCCCTGACCGAAGGTAGTGACGAGACTTCTTTCAAAGAGGATGGTCAAATCCATGGAAAAAAGACTCAAGTCCATGAAAAGGTAATAGATTCAGAATCAGTTAACAGGGCACTGCGTACTCTTGATTCTCTTAAGAAAAGAATCTGGAAGAACGAAATCCCACTAGTAACAGAAAGAGAGATAACTAAAACAGGACCTTGGGTTCTCAAGGCCAATGAATATCATAATCATACCTTCTGGGCATGGATTACAGGGATTGAAATGATCTCTAGATACAGATATGGTAAAATAGAAGATTTTCAAAGTTTGTTTTCGAAATTTATTTCACCTAATAAAATAAACCAAAATATGTTACACGAATGGGTTAATCCCATTACTTTCGACGGGAAAGGAGCTTATCCGTTTAAGACTGGCATATCATCAATCAGGTTAGCAGCATGGGACCATATATGCAAACAAGGTTTAAAATCTTCTGCTGACTAG
- a CDS encoding Mut7-C RNAse domain-containing protein, translating into MSLAYNNHPVFVIDAMLGNIAKKLRLFGFDTKYESNISDDLLIKEVLQQKRILVTKDRQLYHRLKSKGVLVILPSRIDETGILIELLKGCQIKHIDLLPNSLTRCGMCNGSLYTVNKNSVIKEIPYNVFDHIDTAYRCTNCLKVYWNGTHISHINILLEEINYNLKV; encoded by the coding sequence ATGAGTCTCGCATACAACAATCACCCGGTTTTTGTTATTGATGCTATGCTAGGAAACATTGCAAAGAAGCTAAGATTGTTTGGTTTTGATACCAAGTATGAGTCAAATATAAGCGATGATCTTTTGATCAAAGAGGTTCTCCAACAGAAGAGAATTCTAGTTACTAAGGATAGGCAACTTTATCATAGGTTAAAAAGCAAAGGAGTTCTAGTAATCTTACCATCACGGATTGATGAAACAGGTATATTAATTGAATTGCTAAAAGGCTGTCAAATAAAGCATATAGATTTGTTACCTAATTCATTAACCCGATGTGGGATGTGTAACGGCTCTCTCTATACTGTTAATAAGAACTCTGTAATTAAGGAGATACCTTACAATGTGTTTGACCATATCGACACTGCCTATAGATGTACTAATTGTCTGAAAGTGTATTGGAATGGCACACATATTAGTCATATCAATATTTTATTAGAAGAAATCAACTACAACTTGAAAGTATAA
- a CDS encoding nucleotidyltransferase family protein, with the protein MKAVIPAGGLGTRGKPFTDYCPKAMIPIDGRPIIDHVIRYICKFSSISEIIIVCEFDSFGKQIINYFEGKENLIGKKIRFIEDKKGGTGGALLQCQDLLRNESCFLIWYTDNLCAIDLDDMYKKFEFLGIGMQENHALGMIVTRSRRYEETGRVLIKRRNTDNIYTIQSFIEKPVINLEYPEALGIYLFSQKIFDVLLQYVNSNTSQSFDLSADILAATRPDLQSMLYSYDIDNSQKEWIDVESPTSIYRNAKRIKTILKQMNAVRDQAMMD; encoded by the coding sequence ATGAAGGCTGTAATTCCAGCTGGAGGATTGGGAACGCGAGGAAAACCTTTCACAGATTATTGTCCAAAAGCCATGATCCCAATAGATGGAAGACCAATAATAGATCATGTAATTAGGTACATTTGCAAGTTTTCATCTATTTCTGAAATCATAATTGTTTGTGAATTTGATTCGTTTGGTAAACAGATCATTAACTATTTTGAAGGAAAGGAAAACCTAATTGGAAAAAAAATCCGATTTATTGAAGATAAGAAAGGTGGCACTGGAGGGGCATTGCTTCAATGCCAAGATCTTTTGAGAAACGAATCTTGCTTTCTGATATGGTATACTGATAATCTTTGTGCGATTGATTTGGATGACATGTATAAAAAATTTGAATTTTTGGGGATTGGTATGCAAGAGAATCATGCTTTGGGAATGATTGTGACCAGGTCTAGGCGTTACGAGGAAACAGGTAGGGTATTGATCAAAAGACGCAACACTGATAACATTTACACAATACAATCCTTTATCGAAAAACCTGTGATAAATCTGGAGTATCCTGAAGCACTAGGAATATATCTTTTTAGTCAGAAAATCTTTGATGTATTATTGCAATATGTCAATTCAAATACTTCACAATCCTTTGATTTGTCTGCAGATATCTTGGCAGCCACAAGACCAGATCTACAGTCGATGTTATACAGTTATGATATAGACAATTCTCAAAAGGAATGGATCGATGTTGAATCTCCTACTTCTATATATAGGAACGCGAAACGCATAAAAACTATTCTCAAACAGATGAATGCCGTAAGAGATCAAGCAATGATGGATTAA
- a CDS encoding NADPH-dependent F420 reductase, with the protein MKIGIIGSGEVGCRLGSGCIDLGHHVMIGTRNPEKKEIQSWLQEATNKDKAFVGTFAEASAFGDLIIIATLWSGTENAIDLAIPTNFKDKIVVDTTNPLDFTDNSSPRLSIGFDKSAGEIIQSILSDSFVVKAFNIIGNPHMIRPDFPCGPPTMFICGNSQDAKNKVIEILTKPFGWETIDLGGIDQSRLLEPLAMIWINYYIKSGSGNHAFKLLKK; encoded by the coding sequence ATGAAAATTGGAATAATAGGTTCAGGAGAAGTTGGATGTAGATTGGGAAGCGGATGTATCGATTTGGGCCATCACGTAATGATTGGAACAAGGAACCCCGAAAAAAAAGAGATCCAATCATGGCTACAGGAAGCAACCAACAAGGATAAGGCCTTTGTAGGAACATTTGCAGAAGCTTCAGCATTTGGAGATTTAATAATAATCGCAACACTATGGAGTGGAACTGAAAACGCAATTGATCTAGCAATTCCGACCAATTTTAAAGATAAGATAGTTGTCGATACTACTAATCCGCTAGATTTTACAGACAACAGTTCCCCAAGACTATCAATTGGATTTGATAAATCAGCAGGAGAAATAATTCAATCGATCCTTTCTGATTCCTTTGTGGTAAAGGCATTCAACATCATAGGAAACCCACATATGATCAGACCAGATTTTCCATGTGGTCCACCCACAATGTTTATTTGCGGCAATTCACAGGACGCAAAAAACAAAGTAATTGAAATACTTACCAAACCATTTGGGTGGGAAACAATAGACCTAGGCGGTATTGACCAAAGTAGACTGTTAGAACCACTAGCAATGATCTGGATAAATTACTATATTAAGTCAGGTTCCGGAAACCATGCTTTTAAGTTATTAAAAAAATAA